GAGTCCGTTTGTACTCCCTCATCAAATTCTGAACCTCTACAAGCCTGAATGAAGAAGAGTTTTGGTTTCCCTACAAGGGTCTTGCACACGTCACCTCGAAAGAGAGAAGTGAGGGTCTTGATGGGCATTGCTCCATCGGTGCCATAGATCTTGCCTTCATCGCCATGGCTCAAAAGGATACAGGCAAAACATGCATTGTTGCTGTGGTTTTCCTGAGAAACATCCTGCAGTACTGTTTTCATCTGAGAACAAGTCTGGTCGTTTAAAACAATAACGTGGAAACCCAAAGAGCTAAAACACTTgaatagatttccagcatcaatgTCGGTGCCGTTACGCGCATTCATTTCTGTTACATCATCAAAAttcttattattaataataatgcaTTTTCCTAGTGTTTTGTAGTTCATGTCGTACAGATGTGTGGGTGCAACAATCCGTGTGCGATGATCAGTTATTTCAGGATCCTGCAGTTGTTCATCTTTTAATTTTCTCTTGCATTAGTCATTTTCTGCATCACAATGAGTTTCTCTAAAGGATCCCAACAGGCAAAAGTCTAAGTTCTATAGATTGCCTTAAACCAGCCCACCAAGACCTAGATGGCTCTACTACCATATCCCCTGCATCAGAACATAACTAGGTGCATGTCAGCACACTGCTAGGTGAACTAAGGGCACCTGCTATTATTCCAACCAAGGCATATAGGACCTGAACTGGGCAGTTCATACAAGCTCCAAACAGACTCGCGATgccagttttagtgaattctgaggCGTGAGGTGGTTGCTGAGAAGGGAAATGTAATGAGTGACAGATGACATCTATTGTTCATGATAGAAACTGTTCTAGGTAATTCATAAACACTATTACTGAGTTTAGTGTTCACTTTAATAGAAGGTGTCTGACGTGATGGGGCATCAGTGTAAGGCGACTGCTTTTGGTTTGTTGGTAATTATTAATTATTGGATTTGGCACATATAGCAAATaatttttaagagacttttggataggtacatggagcttagaaaaatagagggctatgggtaagcctagcaatttctaaggtagggacatgttcggcacagttttatggactgaagggtctgtattgtgctgtaggttttctgtgcttCTAACTGTAGCTACCAgtcttcaaatctgaatatagATTATAGataaaatttaaaatgcagctttgaACAACAGGTTCCTAAAAGCCTTGAATcacagaccagacaatgctgattaaaattcatttagatGTATGTGGTGTGGGTATAAATtgggaggtgtgaagtttgtgtgtagttttaaagaaagcattgtggatgcattgtaaatatggaattgtgcTTTGATGTTTAGCACATCAAATATTAGGTAGCGTAGGGCCAACCAAACCTTTCGACCAAAAGCGTCTCAATATAATGCCTGCTGCATCCTGTTTTGTGATTAAAGAGGCTGCCTCATATGTCCAAGTACTTTTCTCTGGTGACTTCATTCCCACAACAgtaatggaagtaaagggctgTGGCTTTTGCTAACCATGTTTTAATCACAAAATCCATCAATAGTAATAACATGAAGCAGGCACATTCTGGAtagtgggggtctttaatgaagaATGTTGCCTTCTTAATGCATCACCTCTTGAAGCTGtcctcagtagtggggagggttgtgacTGTGTTGGAACTGGCTGGGTCTGCAGCCTCTTGTAATCCTATTCTTTGGATCCACcatacatctgcagaaacttgAGAGTCTTTGGTGTCATATCAAATATCTTCAAACTTCTAACGAAATAGAGCTACTGAGTGCCTCTTTCATGAGTCTGTCAATGTGGTGGGTTGagaatagatcctctgagatactAATAACCAGGAACTAGAAGCTCCTCTCCCTTTCTTCCTCTGACCTTTCAGTtaggactggtgtatgttctccTGACtacttcctgaagaccacaatgcaaggttgttgttgcagcacTATTCAACCAGCTGGTCTAtctcactcagacacaccactTCATCACAGTATGAGATTTTGCCAACCTCAGTTGTATCCTCTTTGAATTTATAGATATCAGTGtagttgtgcctagccacagtcatgaatatatagaaagtagaacagtgggctaagcacacatcctttagctgttgtcagcaaggaggagatgttattaccaatctgcactgaTTGATCTCCCAATAAAGAAATCAATGATcagttgcagaggcccaggttttgaagtttgttgattagtaatgagaggatgatggtgttgaacgccaagctgtaattgataaacagcagcaTGACATATGTTTTATGccgtccaggtggtccaaggctgGGTGGCGAACCAGTGAGATTGTGTTAGCTGTAGGCCTGTTTTGCTGGTAGGCAAATTATAGTAGGTTCAAGTCCTTGCACAAGTAGGACTTAATTATAGCTATGGCCAACCTCTCAAATTATGTGTGAGTGCTACCttgtgatagtcattgaggcagctcacccttaCTTGGGCACCGGTATAACTGATTGCCAGAGATTGGTGGTGTTCTTGAATACTCCAACCAGCTGGTCAGCACAGATTTTCAGTAGCTTGAAGACCTGTCTTGAGGCCTGACACCTTGcaaaggttcaccctcttgaaggatgttctgacatctgCCTCTGAGAAGAGATtgcagggtcaccagatgctaaGAGAATTCACACACAAGTAGTGTTTCTATccttttcaaagtgtgcataaaaggcattgagctcattggGGAGTGAAGCTTCACTGTCATTTGTGCTGTTAGGTTTCACCTATAGGAAGTAACGGACTGTAAGCATTACCACAGCTGTTATGCATTTGATTGTGTCTCTTAATTTCAAAAGGATTTGCTTCTTTGCTCTCATGATGGCCTTCTGTGTTTTGTACCTGAACTTTTTGTAGGGTTCTCAATTACCAATCTTGATTGTCACAGATCAATATCAGCAAAAGCCAGAAAAATAAAATTTCTATGATTTTTTTGCTGCTATCATCCTTGCTCTAAATTTttctttttcatttattttgctATCTAAGAGTTCTGATTATTTTTCTCAGCTAGAAAGACAAAATCTTTCAAAAGGTATATAGTTTAATCACAAGTTCTCTAACCCTGTTTTTCTGTCTGATTTATAATGCCCTTGAGGAAAACTACTCTGTTTAGTTGGACGTATTTATCACTAATTGCAATAATACCACCAGATCTCTTCTATATTTTGGTTAATTATATAACATTGTTCTTATGCAATCCCAGTGTTATGTGTTGAATCCTTATAGCCATGAATGTAAGTAATAGTTTTTGGATCTCTTCAGTAAATTAAAATTATTTCTGAAAACACTAATCGAACATGTAACAGAACAAAATCCTGTAAATTGCTTCACTATATTAGATGACAGAGAAAATGGAAACCGTGAAACATGGTTTCAAAGATCAGAAAGCTTATAAAGTTATCATGTGTCACACATTGTTAAATATCTTATTTATTTCCAGGCATTGAACATCGCTGGTGCTGGTCCTTTCAGTGATGTGGTTTTATGTATGACACCAGCATCTGTTCCAGCTGCCGTAGGTTTTGTACAAGTTATGGATGA
The sequence above is a segment of the Hypanus sabinus isolate sHypSab1 chromosome 4, sHypSab1.hap1, whole genome shotgun sequence genome. Coding sequences within it:
- the LOC132392416 gene encoding caspase-7-like; translated protein: MRAKKQILLKLRDTIKCITAVRKLKDEQLQDPEITDHRTRIVAPTHLYDMNYKTLGKCIIINNKNFDDVTEMNARNGTDIDAGNLFKCFSSLGFHVIVLNDQTCSQMKTVLQDVSQENHSNNACFACILLSHGDEGKIYGTDGAMPIKTLTSLFRGDVCKTLVGKPKLFFIQACRGSEFDEGVQTDSGSAGEVETDANPRYKIPVEADSLYAYSTVPGYYLWRNPGKGSWFAQALCNAFKEYGKDFEIMQILTRVNYMVAMHFESWSEDPWFSEKKQIPCIVSMLTKELYFKQK